Proteins encoded together in one Thalassotalea crassostreae window:
- a CDS encoding aromatic ring-hydroxylating oxygenase subunit alpha, with protein MDIKKVIAQYDPTNPLSKASTPPSLWYTEPEIAKLEIDTVFSNNWLIAARIDQLAKNGDYVATEIAKQPIVLVKGESIKAFYNVCRHHGAQVMETGTGCTRALTCPYHAWSYKLNGNLCSTPKFDGVENFNKSENGLIEVRCEVWQKWVFVCLNDNAPSLTEFLGSLNSEISALQPESMSFHQRVSYQLNCNWKVYVDNYLDGGYHVPILHKGLNSALDGKLYKIETKDRFCLQSCPTKKRDNEFSNVRTGTARYYWQYPNLMLNLYDGIMGIMIVEPISVDKCVVIFDYFFDNSNPKFTAEFRDNSVTVANKIQDEDTYVCESVQRGLASKGYDTGRLSVEKEAGEHLFHKLLFTDLSS; from the coding sequence ATGGATATCAAAAAAGTTATTGCTCAGTATGACCCAACTAATCCTCTGTCAAAAGCGTCAACCCCACCTAGCCTATGGTATACCGAGCCAGAGATAGCAAAACTTGAGATAGATACCGTGTTTAGCAATAACTGGCTAATTGCTGCTCGTATCGACCAGTTAGCCAAAAACGGCGACTATGTTGCTACCGAAATCGCCAAACAACCAATAGTGCTGGTAAAAGGCGAATCGATAAAAGCTTTTTACAATGTCTGTCGTCATCACGGTGCACAAGTTATGGAAACAGGCACTGGCTGTACTCGCGCCCTTACCTGTCCTTATCATGCTTGGAGCTACAAACTAAATGGCAATCTCTGTTCAACCCCCAAATTTGATGGTGTTGAAAATTTCAATAAAAGTGAAAACGGTTTAATCGAAGTAAGATGCGAAGTGTGGCAAAAGTGGGTATTTGTTTGTCTTAACGACAATGCACCATCATTAACAGAATTCTTAGGCAGTCTAAATAGCGAAATCAGTGCATTACAACCGGAATCAATGAGCTTTCACCAACGCGTGAGTTACCAGTTAAACTGCAATTGGAAAGTCTATGTCGATAATTATCTTGATGGTGGTTATCACGTGCCGATCCTACATAAAGGTTTAAACAGTGCTCTTGATGGCAAATTGTATAAAATCGAAACTAAAGATAGGTTTTGTCTGCAATCTTGCCCAACCAAAAAAAGAGATAACGAATTCTCTAACGTTCGCACAGGTACCGCTCGTTATTACTGGCAATATCCAAACTTAATGCTGAATTTATATGACGGTATTATGGGGATTATGATTGTTGAACCGATCAGCGTCGATAAATGTGTGGTTATTTTTGACTATTTTTTTGACAACAGTAACCCTAAGTTTACCGCCGAATTTAGAGATAACAGTGTAACGGTCGCCAATAAAATTCAAGATGAAGATACCTATGTATGTGAATCAGTGCAACGAGGTTTAGCATCAAAAGGTTATGATACTGGTCGATTGTCGGTTGAAAAAGAAGCTGGTGAACACCTTTTTCACAAATTACTGTTCACAGATTTAAGCAGCTAG
- a CDS encoding DUF2897 family protein, whose product METWVIVVVIFLAIGAIIGNLSMLKRSAHPMRRKSLNDLEETLPRSGDRRKEQMEKQRKQRQENR is encoded by the coding sequence ATGGAAACTTGGGTCATTGTCGTTGTTATATTTCTAGCAATTGGCGCAATTATTGGTAACTTATCAATGCTCAAACGCAGCGCACACCCGATGCGCCGTAAAAGTTTAAATGATTTGGAAGAGACACTACCTCGCTCTGGCGACCGCCGTAAGGAACAAATGGAAAAACAGCGAAAACAACGTCAAGAAAACCGATAG
- a CDS encoding M15 family metallopeptidase, with protein sequence MKVTAQQITGQCDDHIHYFSDALGIHKDMVAAWEKFTQAAAKDGFKLAIVSGFRNFERQLAIFNGKLDGSRAVTDINNQTVELATLPVAEKLDAILLFSALPGGSRHHWGCDIDVYDPELISKQELALEPWEYEQGGPLYKLNKWLDNNMQEYGFYRPYDSYRGGVAAEPWHLSYQPVAKHFEQQLTLNVINECLSTSKIECKDDIIANLEQIYRKYIINVGSI encoded by the coding sequence ATGAAAGTAACCGCTCAACAAATAACAGGACAGTGTGATGACCATATTCATTACTTCAGTGATGCGTTGGGGATCCATAAGGATATGGTTGCGGCTTGGGAGAAGTTCACCCAAGCCGCAGCGAAAGACGGTTTTAAATTAGCCATTGTCAGTGGCTTTCGTAATTTCGAACGTCAGCTCGCTATCTTTAACGGTAAACTGGACGGCTCGAGAGCCGTTACCGATATCAATAACCAAACAGTAGAACTAGCGACTTTACCAGTGGCTGAGAAGCTCGATGCAATATTGTTATTCTCAGCATTGCCTGGCGGCAGTCGCCATCATTGGGGCTGTGATATTGACGTTTATGATCCAGAACTTATCAGCAAGCAAGAACTCGCTTTAGAGCCTTGGGAATATGAGCAAGGTGGGCCGCTGTATAAATTAAATAAATGGCTTGATAATAATATGCAAGAATATGGGTTTTACCGCCCCTATGATAGCTATCGAGGTGGCGTCGCAGCTGAGCCTTGGCATCTTTCTTATCAACCTGTTGCAAAGCATTTTGAACAACAATTAACTCTAAACGTTATTAATGAGTGTTTAAGTACAAGCAAGATTGAATGTAAAGATGATATAATCGCTAACCTCGAACAGATATATCGTAAATACATCATTAATGTAGGAAGTATTTAA
- the dapE gene encoding succinyl-diaminopimelate desuccinylase, with product MSSLSPVIELTKELISRKSVTPLDEGCQQLMGDRLNTAGFTLESMVFEDTTNLWARRGTEHPVFCFAGHTDVVPAGPLEKWSTPPFEPTIKDGWLYGRGAADMKGSLAAMVVATERFVEDHPDHKGSIAYLITSDEEGPFINGTTRVIDTLEARNEKIDWCIVGEPSSTNKCGDIVKNGRRGSITGDLTVNGVQGHVAYPHLVKNPIHMAAPALAELSQELWDNGNDYFPPTSFQLSNVNSGTGATNVVPGELHAIFNLRYSTEINDDIIIDRVYSILDKHQLDYEIKWTFNGKPFITEPGLLLSSVVDAVKETNGVTCVPSTSGGTSDGRFIAPTGAQVVELGPTNATIHKVNESVNCEDLEDLVEMYYLILKKMLT from the coding sequence ATGAGTTCTTTAAGTCCAGTTATCGAATTAACTAAAGAGTTAATTTCAAGAAAGTCTGTCACTCCACTCGATGAAGGTTGTCAGCAATTAATGGGTGATCGCTTAAACACAGCAGGCTTTACACTCGAATCAATGGTTTTCGAAGATACGACTAACCTTTGGGCACGAAGAGGCACTGAACATCCGGTATTTTGCTTTGCTGGCCATACCGATGTAGTTCCTGCGGGTCCATTAGAAAAGTGGTCGACACCACCGTTTGAACCGACGATTAAAGATGGCTGGTTATACGGTCGCGGTGCGGCTGATATGAAAGGTTCTTTAGCTGCAATGGTCGTCGCTACTGAACGATTTGTTGAAGATCATCCCGACCACAAGGGATCAATAGCTTACCTAATAACTTCAGATGAAGAAGGTCCGTTTATTAACGGTACAACAAGAGTGATTGATACTCTAGAAGCACGAAATGAGAAAATTGACTGGTGTATTGTAGGTGAGCCATCGAGCACCAATAAATGCGGAGACATTGTCAAAAATGGTCGTCGAGGCTCCATTACTGGAGATTTAACCGTTAATGGCGTGCAAGGTCATGTTGCCTACCCACACCTAGTGAAAAATCCAATTCACATGGCAGCGCCGGCACTTGCCGAACTTAGCCAAGAATTATGGGATAATGGTAACGACTACTTCCCGCCTACAAGTTTTCAATTGTCCAATGTTAACTCAGGTACTGGCGCAACAAATGTCGTACCAGGCGAGTTACATGCAATTTTCAATCTAAGATACAGTACTGAAATTAACGACGATATAATTATCGATCGTGTTTATTCTATTTTAGACAAACACCAACTTGATTATGAAATAAAATGGACCTTTAACGGCAAACCTTTTATCACTGAACCAGGTTTATTACTGTCTTCGGTAGTCGATGCAGTAAAAGAAACCAATGGCGTGACCTGTGTACCATCAACATCGGGAGGCACTTCTGACGGACGTTTTATCGCACCAACTGGAGCGCAAGTCGTTGAGCTTGGTCCAACGAATGCCACTATCCATAAAGTTAATGAAAGTGTTAACTGCGAAGATTTAGAAGATTTAGTCGAAATGTACTATCTCATTCTGAAAAAGATGCTGACTTAA
- a CDS encoding ArsC family reductase, with protein sequence MTTIYGIHNCDTVKKALKWLENENIDYTFHDLRKDGLSQDQLNKFFDAANIELLINKRSTTYRSLDESIKNDLTQASVNNSVLEQPTLLKRPLLVINDQLHLGFKPAQYQEIFSS encoded by the coding sequence ATGACCACGATTTACGGCATACATAATTGCGACACAGTAAAAAAAGCACTTAAATGGCTTGAAAACGAAAACATAGATTACACCTTCCACGATTTAAGAAAAGATGGCTTAAGCCAAGACCAACTAAATAAATTTTTTGATGCCGCTAATATTGAATTACTAATCAATAAACGCAGCACTACATACCGTAGTTTGGATGAATCGATTAAAAACGATCTCACTCAAGCATCAGTGAATAACTCTGTACTTGAACAACCTACTCTTTTAAAGCGCCCTTTGCTTGTTATTAACGATCAATTACACCTTGGATTTAAGCCAGCACAATATCAAGAGATTTTTAGCTCATGA
- a CDS encoding ACT domain-containing protein has translation MTKQTLQLLEQYFDIHSFTPETKVPAEVFDASVYFISKTHDELSIVVPADTQLDSLEVEREWRALEVLGPLGFSLTGILSNISGVLAQKKISIFAISTFDTDYILVKQDTVTQAIKALRADDYMIIND, from the coding sequence ATGACCAAACAAACATTACAACTTCTTGAACAATATTTTGATATTCATAGTTTTACTCCTGAAACAAAAGTACCTGCAGAGGTATTTGATGCCAGTGTTTACTTTATTAGTAAAACCCATGATGAATTATCAATTGTTGTCCCTGCAGATACGCAACTCGATAGTTTAGAAGTAGAAAGAGAATGGAGAGCACTAGAAGTATTAGGTCCATTAGGATTTTCATTGACAGGCATTTTGTCTAACATCTCCGGGGTATTGGCTCAAAAGAAAATTAGTATTTTTGCGATTTCGACCTTTGATACCGATTATATCCTTGTTAAACAAGACACTGTAACACAAGCAATTAAAGCATTACGAGCAGATGATTATATGATCATTAATGACTAA